One stretch of Alcaligenes aquatilis DNA includes these proteins:
- the yddG gene encoding aromatic amino acid DMT transporter YddG produces the protein MKQSDKATLTGLIAIVLWSTIVGLIRSVSDSLGVTGGAALIYTLASVFLLLSVGWVRLRSFPRRYLIWGSVLFVSYELCLALSIGYAHNSQQAIEVGMVNYLWPTFTIVAAILFNKQKANWLIAPGLFLSMMGISWILGGEQGLSLHNIWLNVQDNPLSYGLAFSGALIWAGYSTMTARIAQGKNGITLFFMLTAAALWMKYLIQGAPAITFTVPALLYLLLAAIAMGFGYAAWNVGILHGNVTILAGASYFIPVISAVLSTFLLQAPLTLTFWQGSAMVCSGALLCWWAIRVRKPRPVTGTV, from the coding sequence ATGAAGCAATCTGATAAGGCCACCCTGACCGGACTGATCGCCATTGTCCTTTGGAGCACGATTGTCGGTCTGATACGCAGCGTCAGTGACTCTCTGGGCGTAACCGGCGGCGCAGCCCTGATTTACACCCTGGCCTCGGTCTTTCTGCTTTTGTCAGTAGGCTGGGTACGCTTGCGCAGTTTTCCGCGCCGCTACCTGATCTGGGGCAGTGTGCTGTTTGTCTCCTATGAGTTGTGCCTGGCCCTGTCCATTGGCTATGCCCACAACAGTCAGCAAGCCATTGAAGTGGGTATGGTCAATTATCTGTGGCCCACCTTCACTATCGTGGCCGCTATTTTGTTCAATAAGCAAAAAGCCAACTGGCTGATTGCGCCGGGCCTATTCTTGTCCATGATGGGTATCAGCTGGATTCTGGGCGGTGAACAAGGCTTGAGTCTGCACAACATCTGGCTGAATGTGCAGGACAATCCCTTGAGCTACGGCCTGGCCTTTAGCGGTGCACTGATCTGGGCCGGCTACAGCACCATGACCGCCCGCATCGCCCAGGGCAAAAATGGCATCACCTTGTTTTTCATGCTGACAGCAGCGGCCCTGTGGATGAAATACCTGATCCAAGGCGCGCCTGCCATCACGTTCACAGTGCCCGCTTTACTGTATTTGCTGCTGGCTGCCATTGCGATGGGCTTTGGTTATGCCGCCTGGAACGTGGGCATTTTGCATGGCAATGTCACCATACTGGCCGGCGCCTCTTACTTTATTCCGGTCATTTCAGCCGTCCTGTCCACCTTTTTGCTGCAAGCCCCCTTGACGCTGACTTTCTGGCAAGGCTCGGCCATGGTGTGTTCGGGGGC